In Rosa chinensis cultivar Old Blush chromosome 1, RchiOBHm-V2, whole genome shotgun sequence, a genomic segment contains:
- the LOC112181471 gene encoding serine/threonine-protein kinase-like protein At3g51990, whose protein sequence is MGYLSCKAESAVSVSNSQTPSDSHEKPIKIQHFDYSDLVAATNGFSDQKLLGKGSHGYVYKAVLRGRLVAVKRPSRAHSKIPRPTSISGPEATNEVDNEIEILSKIQSPRLVNLLGFSNDTRDRLLVVEFMSNGTLYDVLHSSNANNKPPPSWGRRIRLALQTAKAIDILHSSNPPVIHRDIKSANVLIDRSYNARLGDFGLALRCHLDDYKLRSTPPAGTMGYLDPCYVTPDNLSTKTDVFSFGILLLEIISGRKAIDVGFSPPSIVDWAIPLIKRGKLITVYDPRIVPPKEPVVRKQLAVIAAKCVRSCRERRPSMKDVVVWLTGLSKLVPLHSWNNFNNPCTMVETMGQPVESRASPMNLKPLGFGEENFESMETKLARQAMRNSRRVYSDLGFSSNLMELMAGTDEESEFRGKADGHEPNSKSGNRVSRFGSARYFSRGSNQSTPSNGREVPHLIRNQSFGQRSFICSKRDDAILHASGVSR, encoded by the coding sequence ATGGGGTACCTTTCTTGCAAAGCCGAATCTGCTGTCTCCGTCTCCAATTCCCAGACCCCATCAGATTCCCATGAAAAACCCATCAAGATCCAACACTTCGATTACAGTGATCTCGTGGCTGCCACCAATGGCTTCTCTGATCAGAAGCTCTTAGGCAAAGGCAGCCACGGCTATGTCTACAAAGCTGTACTTCGTGGCCGACTTGTTGCCGTCAAGAGACCCTCCAGAGCTCACAGCAAAATTCCCAGACCCACTTCGATTTCTGGGCCTGAAGCCACCAACGAGGTCGACAACGAGATCGAGATCTTGTCGAAGATTCAGAGCCCAAGATTGGTGAACCTTCTTGGCTTCTCCAACGACACGAGAGATAGGCTTTTGGTGGTGGAGTTCATGAGCAACGGTACTCTCTATGATGTTTTACATTCTTCTAATGCTAATAATAAGCCGCCTCCCAGTTGGGGAAGGAGAATTAGATTAGCTTTGCAAACTGCCAAGGCAATTGACATTTTACACTCGTCAAACCCACCTGTAATTCATAGAGATATTAAGTCTGCGAATGTTCTTATTGACCGTAGTTACAATGCCCGATTGGGCGATTTTGGGTTGGCTCTAAGGTGCCATTTGGATGACTATAAGCTCCGGTCGACCCCGCCGGCCGGGACTATGGGGTACTTGGACCCTTGCTATGTTACCCCGGATAATTTGAGTACTAAAACTGATGTGtttagttttgggattttgttgttGGAGATTATAAGTGGTAGGAAGGCTATTGATGTTGGGTTTTCGCCACCTTCGATTGTGGATTGGGCTATTCCTCTTATAAAGAGAGGGAAGTTGATTACTGTTTATGATCCTAGGATTGTGCCTCCTAAAGAGCCTGTTGTGAGGAAGCAGCTTGCTGTCATTGCGGCCAAGTGTGTGAGGTCCTGTAGGGAACGAAGGCCATCGATGAAGGACGTTGTGGTTTGGCTTACCGGGTTGAGTAAGTTGGTTCCTCTGCATTCATGGAATAATTTTAACAATCCATGTACAATGGTAGAGACCATGGGGCAACCTGTTGAATCAAGGGCTTCACCGATGAATTTGAAGCCACTTGGATTCGGAGAAGAGAATTTTGAAAGCATGGAAACTAAGTTGGCTAGGCAAGCTATGAGGAATTCGCGGAGGGTTTATTCTGATTTGGGGTTTAGTAGCAATTTGATGGAGCTTATGGCCGGTACCGATGAAGAGTCTGAATTTCGGGGTAAGGCAGATGGACACGAGCCCAATTCAAAATCAGGGAATCGGGTTTCTAGATTTGGCAGTGCAAGATACTTTAGCCGAGGGAGTAATCAGTCAACTCCTAGTAATGGGAGAGAAGTCCCTCATTTGattcgaaatcaatcatttggACAGAGGTCATTTATATGTTCAAAAAGAGATGATGCCATTTTGCATGCAAGTGGTGTTAGCCGATGA